A stretch of DNA from Montipora capricornis isolate CH-2021 chromosome 1, ASM3666992v2, whole genome shotgun sequence:
GGTACAATCCAATACGACATGTACCACTGTACATCCAAGAAAACAAGATTGCCAACTTGATGTTTCTTTTCGTCAGAACTTGGTGGTAGCGATACGGAAATTTGATCGCACACAGTCTCTCGCAAACAACTGCCAGGAGATGCAGACACGAGGAAAGAGACAACCAGGGAAAAAAGAACCATAAAAAATTGAAGAAACCGGCAAACGTTTCTTCTGTATCAACTAACTGGGATAAGTTCCAAATGATGAACAATGGCTGAGACGTCAGACCTGTCAAGACGTCGGTGACTGCCAAACATGCCAACATAATGTTCGCGTTACTCTGAAGACTGGGTCTTCTTTTTATAGCAACTATCACCAACGTATTCAATCCAACTGTGAATGGGCAAGCGATGGTGTTAATGGTTATGTTAAAGATTAAGTAGACAACTCTGTAGGCTTGTTGTGTTTCGTCTTGCGTAGGAGAGTCCATCTCTTTGGTAATGTTTGTCATATTCGAGGCAGTCAAGTTCGCCATTCTACGAGACAGGCAATACTAACGTACAAAAGTAGCGTTGCTGTTTAGTTCATAGCCGTTGAAGGTACGTCTTACAGGATAGGGGATTAATTAGCTAATTCAGAAGTTGAATAATTTTATCTTTTAGAAAAACAACACGTCATTTCGACATCAAACTTCAGAACAGCTGCATAATCTTTTAAAAGTTTTCGGCTTTAAGAGTCCGTCTTTTGTTTAAAGTGCGACGGAAGATTACACTTGGACTGAAAAAAATAGCTGCCTGGCTACTTCCAAACAGATTTATGTTGTTTTTAAGTAGTCTTCTTCTCCCTAGTAAGGTCGATGAAAACAGATCGTTATTCCTGCTCCGATTAATATAATCAAACTCTCACTGCATGTTGTTACAAAACTGGCACACAATGCCAAAAAAAGTGTTGTCATTTCACAGAACACCACATATTTCTTCAAGAGTAATCGTTGGCTGGCTTATAAGCAGTTTAAACGAAAACGAAACTTGAAAACTGCTAAAAATGGTTAGCCAGGATGAAGTAAAGTTGCCGTTCAtgcgtgtttctttgatttgtaATCGGTTTTCTCGTTAATGCTTTTAACGTTTTGCCAGCTAATTACTGTGCCGCCATGTGGACTTGAATGTTCCAATTTCGGGAAATTCTCACTAAAGGCTATAGTAGTTTTTTCCCTTTCACGCTATggcctttattttctttttctttagcttaaaataaatttgaatcAACAAACTTTTCGAAACTGATTTCACGataaaagttaacgttaaaaaacaacgacgtttcgaccgctcgacggtcattttcaagttaaaaagtaaaatatgtttGTATGCACTTAAATGTATACAATCGATTATAATAATGCTAATGAGATACTGACTAAAACTCTAAATATGTACATAgaaacaatgatgaaatggtatatgaaatgaatcatatatgaactgcggatatgaactcaagtgaagctatgatcttcgcagttatgagcgcaatttttgcaattgcgtagagactcctgaaaaattcaggacttcaatggggttgcGAAAATTGCGGAGTGAATGATTAAAGAAAAAATCGCTAAAGTGatagaaaaaatataaaaagtgAAATAATTAAGTAAATAGCTTCGCGCGGATCGAGTCACTGTTTGTTCAGTTTTGGTTTAAGTTTAcgaataaaaagcatttcaaaaatcaagcagTCGAGTTTGCTCTGACACTGCTTCAAAATCTCGAAATTGCTTCCCCCCTTTGTCTCAAGATTCTTTCCGTGCTCATCCTTTACGTGGTAGCCGATTGTTGAGCGCTTATGTTCCTCCACACGTATGAAAAAccaggtttaaaaaaaatcgcttaAATCAACTTAAATCGGTAAAATAACGACACCAGGAGCAAACAACACACGTATGGAATAAGGTAAGccatttttattgaaatttccACTTTTAACTACCTCCATGGATATCTTGTAGaaaatcccatacaaacccttacaATTCGACGCCATATTGTGTTCCTTGTGTGGTTCTGCCATCAAGAATGCGAACGTCTTAAAATGGTTTTTGCTCGCCTGCATTATCCTGAAACCCTCGTAGAGAACACCATCAGACTTTTTATCGAAATGAGAGTTACTGGTGAATACACGAGTATGAATACATCTCCTAATGTTCTCGAAAGGCTCAACCTGcttgctgagattcatagggatagacaGTTTTTCAatctaataacaaagagggcaaaattactgaatgctgattggtcaatgaagagggcattttttcttaattttgcttgagaagaggacaaaattactcgctcacgattggtcgagcgccaaaaattctcgctcctgattggctgaacgtacgtcttccacattcagttagtttcttctgtttgagcaaaacaacttcgtcttcatcgaagtttgtcttttaattcgcgctgcattcgccgaaaaggcataaagattaagaactagctttaaaagatgatctggaatttgaattttcgagtgacaagaagaagggcaaaagatttttttcatgaaaagcttaaaacttggatcgacttacatggcgcccggcgtagcgggattgtgtggttgaaaaacaaaatgattcctttcgtcaagggctttcagtttaccacgacatcttgcagctcaacaaaaaaggtcacagaacaatttgccattgacgggaggaacaagtagctcaaatttggtggatttctttggacaaaccgtttgctatgtttacggatgcgtatttgcaagtggtaaaaacctttacagcacaggtgaataaaataaattgaagcttaacatttggtttaatcgttgttacagttgttcacgaatgaaactcgtattttcctctcaagtggatgtaaataacaatcatctatactcgttttggacgcaaagaacaagttgacttgcttgtctgtttgttagttgttttgcttccgagcgaacgagtgttttaactccgcttagctgtctgtttttcgaggtgcctcaacagtgttaagaaaattttgccctctttgttattaacaagtaatcgcaatgggtcctcgtaaaattaaggattaatatcacttgtgttttcagaagttgctgaaattgccctcgtcgctgcgcgactcgggcaatttcagcaacttctgaaaacacgcgtgatattaatccttaattttactccgccccatgcgattacctatacaaatagcATGGTATCATGGTGTCTTGTAAAGGTAACACttaggaaattcaaaatgccgtattttcgaaacgaaagacgtcacggaactggaaacttcaaaaggtatttatttctaggtcatctttaattttcaaaagagaaaatttcagaAGACCTTGCCAATTTGATGATCTCGCTGTGAAACCATCTGCAGTTTGACAATCACGTGCTAAGTATTCAACAAATGTCTCCGCTCAAACGACTTTTGCGTTCCTTGAACGGCTTAATTAAACGCGTAAACTGGCTCAATTTGTCGGTTAGAAACAAAACACGAAAGATGAGAGAAGTAAGTGTTGTAAGAATTAAAAGCTCACCTCAAATCAGAGAACTTTATTCTTTACAGATTATCGTCCACGAAAACGAGGCACCAGAGCATTTCGTTAGTCCTCGCGAACTATCGGCAAATCATCGTACTGTTTGCAGAGTCCGAACTTTGGTACTGTAAGTGGCTCcgaattgtattttattttcacatAGTTATCTTCGGAAAAACCAACGCGATGGCATGCATGCTCAGTAGTCACAAAACTATATTACCAAACCAAATCATTTTTTCGACGCGGCAATTAATTGTTATC
This window harbors:
- the LOC138060193 gene encoding beta-2 adrenergic receptor-like — translated: MANLTASNMTNITKEMDSPTQDETQQAYRVVYLIFNITINTIACPFTVGLNTLVIVAIKRRPSLQSNANIMLACLAVTDVLTGLTSQPLFIIWNLSQLVDTEETFAGFFNFLWFFFPWLSLSSCLHLLAVVCERLCAIKFPYRYHQVLTKRNIKLAILFSWMYSGTCRIGLYQIDKKSSLYGVFGAHIAIASVAFVSCSYAVLYSETRRHKKMIKAQCLSQEDVERFLKEGKALKTTVFVFSALGLCILPGILFLVFRNFDNRLYFLKEMVWTLVTINSLLNPLIYCWRQRELRKFIFKPLSQSVLPVD